The following are encoded in a window of Cryptococcus gattii WM276 chromosome M, complete sequence genomic DNA:
- a CDS encoding Hypothetical protein (Similar to SGTC gene model, INSD accession EAL17458.1; CNBM1510), producing MPPRTIDAAREDYDHHYFTSEQSSLQSQVQSPSFLPQLQNQIQGHGMGGVGGGGKKQRIRKSALAPAPASKPSSGRYQPSRGAQRDAKHSQRMHLQIQRSHAGSKAKEKENKKAKAIAWPVAVDSSEPKTEDGQPKTLLTCTTLVSPPPHPFPLSPSIQGLDIEVIRREQRCAIEEARRELMERVKMEEEKHSAALKKVVNIQLQVFVHARETRCHWGECEAILNSWAVLEKHISQSHFHSGRTHPNKVVNGVRRIQCLWKDNGECQETFKTRNELHQHVLVLHMKFVSARCPFGGCEYTGHDFNQLMWHIDSTHSTATPDDLIPGLIHFRPPRPSSSPSVTHPLPSDLLPSIRPLSQTVALSSYEVPGNRMKKWVSRRCRSGKWPRIQAGSARYEVKKKAQMAIKLCTENARRMRLGLPPASEEEVNGEAEKEVKAVKEEAEKEEGAVISKPQSGGLIVTVSDQDLTPFTSVNESLTKFFTFKQTSTR from the exons ATGCCTCCTCGTACTATCGATGCAGCTCGCGAAGATTATGATCATCATTACTTCACATCCGAGCAGTCAT CCCTACAGTCTCAGGTACAgtccccttctttcttgcCTCAATTACAAAATCAAATTCAAGGTCATGGTATGGGTGGtgttggtggtggtggcaagaagcaaCGTATACGTAAATCTGCACTCGCACCTGCGCCCGCGTCCAAGCCGTCGTCGGGCCGGTATCAACCTTCTAGGGGTGCACAGAGGGATGCAAAGCATTCGCAGAGGATGCACCTCCAGATTCAGAGGTCGCATGCTGGTAGTAAAgcgaaagaaaaagagaacAAGAAGGCAAAGGCTATCGCTTGGCCTGTCGCTGTTGATTCATCCGAACCAAAGACCGAAGATGGGCAACCTAAAACTCTTCTGACTTGTACCACTCTTGTTTCCCCCCCTCCCCATCCCTTTCccctttctccttcaatCCAAGGCTTAGATATCGAGGTGATTAGGAGAGAACAGCGGTGCGCGATTGAAGAAGCAAGACGAGAATTGATGGAGCGGGTGAAaatggaggaggaaaaaCATAGTGCTGCGTTGAAGAAAGTTGTGAACATTCAATTGCAGGTCTTTGTTCATGCTCG GGAAACGCGATGCCACTGGGGGGAATGCGAAGCCATCCTCAACTCATGGGCCGTCCTCGAGAAACACATTTCCCAATCACATTTCCACTCTGGCCGAACCCATCCCAATAAGGTAGTGAATGGCGTAAGGAGAATCCAATGTTTGTGGAAGGACAACGGCGAGTGTCAAGAGACGTTTAAAACGAGGAATGAACTGCATCAGCACGTGTTAGTTTTGCATATGAAGTTTGTTTCGGCGAGGTGTCCGTTTGGTG GATGTGAGTATACCGGACATGACTTTAACCAGCTCATGTGGCACATCGACTCCACCCATTCTACCGCGACACCAGACGACTTGATTCCTGGCCTGATCCATTTTCGTCCTCCTCGcccatcatcttccccaTCAGTCACCCACCCTCTTCCATCTGACCTTCTCCCATCCATACGACCCCTTTCCCAAACCGTGGCACTTTCATCTTATGAAGTCCCAGGCAATAGGATGAAGAAATGGGTCAGCAGACGGTGTCGGTCCGGCAAGTGGCCGAGGATACAAGCTGGTTCTGCGAGGTATGAAGTTAAAAAGAAGGCCCAGATGGCGATAAAGCTGTGTACGGAGAATGCGAGGCGGATGAGATTGGGTTTGCCCCCCGCgagtgaagaggaagtCAATGGGGAGGCGGAGAAGGAGGTGAAAGCGGTAAAGGAAGAAGCcgagaaggaagagggagcGGTTATATCCAAGCCCCAGTCTGGAGGGTTGATTGTCACCGTCTCAGACCAAGATCTGACTCCGTTTACCTCTGTAAACGAATCCCTCACAAAATTCTTCACCTTTAAACAAACATCGACAAGGTAA